A portion of the Adhaeribacter radiodurans genome contains these proteins:
- a CDS encoding MFS transporter, translated as MKLDRLAVNVIFLINGFIYANWIARLPRIQELYNLDNKSLGLVLLFVSMGAISSMPFTGWLIHKKSSRFITLLGAIIFCLLVPPIPLLPEVWQVRILFYLLGVSAGLLDVSMNAQAVLVEKKYQMPIMSSFHALFSVGMMIGAGCGALFAQFNVSLFAHFVSVVIVSLLLVAWASRHLIRDTPQAQSGESGGGFQLPTKAILSIGIIAFCGMTGEGAMSDWSSNYMENVAHSSQALAPIALAAFSMAMTIGRLFGDRARSYFGDRKLLVYSGSVAFIGLALSLAFPVSLLVITGFFIVGLGLATVVPIAYSIAGNAPGLPSGVGLSMVTTVGYSGFLFGPPIIGFLADWQTLRIALLFVAVLFALMTFLGFRSKF; from the coding sequence ATGAAATTAGACCGGCTGGCCGTTAACGTTATTTTCCTGATTAACGGCTTTATCTACGCGAACTGGATTGCCCGGCTGCCGCGCATCCAGGAATTGTATAATCTCGATAATAAATCTCTAGGGTTGGTACTGCTCTTTGTTTCGATGGGAGCCATCAGTTCTATGCCTTTCACAGGTTGGCTAATTCATAAAAAAAGCAGCCGCTTTATTACTTTGCTGGGAGCTATAATCTTTTGCCTTTTGGTTCCGCCTATTCCCTTGCTGCCGGAAGTGTGGCAGGTAAGAATTTTGTTTTATTTACTGGGAGTGTCGGCGGGATTACTGGATGTATCCATGAACGCCCAGGCGGTTTTAGTAGAAAAAAAATACCAAATGCCCATTATGTCGTCGTTTCATGCTTTGTTTAGCGTGGGCATGATGATAGGAGCAGGATGCGGCGCTTTATTTGCCCAATTTAATGTAAGTTTATTCGCTCATTTTGTAAGTGTAGTCATTGTCAGCCTATTGTTAGTGGCTTGGGCTTCCCGGCATCTGATCCGGGATACTCCGCAGGCACAATCCGGCGAAAGTGGGGGAGGGTTCCAGTTACCAACTAAAGCCATATTGAGTATTGGCATTATTGCCTTCTGCGGCATGACCGGTGAAGGAGCCATGTCGGATTGGAGCTCGAATTACATGGAAAACGTTGCCCATTCCTCCCAAGCATTAGCGCCTATTGCATTAGCCGCGTTTTCTATGGCCATGACCATTGGCCGCTTGTTTGGCGATCGGGCACGATCTTACTTTGGCGACCGGAAGTTGTTGGTTTATAGTGGTAGCGTAGCTTTTATTGGGCTTGCCTTGTCCTTGGCTTTTCCGGTTTCGTTATTAGTAATTACTGGATTTTTTATTGTGGGTTTGGGTCTAGCTACCGTGGTACCCATTGCCTACAGCATTGCCGGTAATGCGCCGGGTTTGCCGTCGGGAGTGGGCCTATCCATGGTTACTACGGTCGGATATTCCGGTTTTTTGTTTGGCCCGCCCATTATTGGTTTTCTCGCAGATTGGCAGACTTTACGGATCGCTCTTCTTTTTGTAGCTGTATTATTTGCTTTAATGACTTTTCTGGGGTTTAGAAGTAAGTTTTAG
- a CDS encoding thymidylate synthase produces MRQYLDLIEHIIQNGARKEDRTGTGTLSVFGYQMRFDLAEGFPLVTTKKVHLKSIIHELLWFLKGDTNIKYLKDNGVSIWDEWADENGNLGPVYGSQWRCWPTPDGGHIDQITQVINQIKSNPDSRRLIVSAWNVAEINKMKLPPCHAFFQFYVADGKLSCQLYQRSADVFLGVPFNIASYALLTLMVAQVCNLQAGEFIWTGGDTHLYLNHLEQAQLQLSRETRSLPQMQINQAVTSIFDFTYDDFKLENYNPHPAIKAPVAV; encoded by the coding sequence ATGCGGCAATACCTCGACCTGATCGAACACATTATTCAAAATGGAGCCCGGAAAGAAGACCGGACCGGAACCGGCACGCTAAGTGTTTTTGGTTACCAGATGCGCTTTGATTTGGCCGAAGGCTTTCCGTTAGTAACCACTAAAAAAGTACATTTAAAGTCGATTATTCACGAGCTGCTATGGTTTTTAAAAGGCGATACCAATATTAAGTATTTAAAAGATAACGGCGTTTCAATCTGGGACGAATGGGCCGACGAAAATGGTAATTTAGGTCCGGTATACGGATCGCAGTGGCGTTGCTGGCCTACGCCGGACGGTGGCCACATCGACCAGATTACCCAGGTTATTAACCAGATTAAATCTAACCCGGATTCGCGGCGGCTGATTGTGAGCGCCTGGAACGTAGCCGAAATTAATAAAATGAAACTGCCGCCTTGCCACGCTTTTTTTCAATTTTACGTGGCCGATGGTAAACTTTCCTGCCAGTTGTACCAGCGCAGTGCCGATGTATTTTTAGGTGTGCCGTTTAACATTGCTTCTTACGCTTTGCTTACCTTAATGGTAGCGCAGGTTTGTAACTTACAAGCCGGCGAATTTATCTGGACCGGTGGCGACACTCATTTGTACCTGAACCACCTGGAACAAGCGCAACTACAATTAAGTCGTGAAACTCGTTCTTTGCCGCAAATGCAAATAAATCAGGCCGTTACTTCTATTTTCGATTTTACTTACGACGATTTTAAACTCGAAAATTATAATCCTCACCCGGCAATTAAAGCGCCGGTAGCCGTATAA
- a CDS encoding chemotaxis protein CheB: MVASGHDIVVIGTSAGGMEALCKLVSQLPADLPAAIFIVQHLSMDSSSSLLVNRLKKHTALKVKVAEHNEVFHHGMVYMVPADRHILLTKKQILVVKGPRENQFRPAVDPLFRSAAAYHGSKVIGIILTGMMNDGTVGLDAIKRSGGIAIVQDPDEAEYPDMPRNALRSVSADYVVPISEMGKLVHNISRMPSSDSITVPNDIVSEAQMVERVMTNSTMSSIESMDELGQRSSYSCPECGGGLWELKQGKVNRYRCHSGHAYNDESLLNSMSSMLEETLWVSMRILEERRNMLMTMADQDRNKGQSRWAAMQQERAEEMKVHVDRLKEILLNRNSVARHLDLNNGDDNREAS; the protein is encoded by the coding sequence ATGGTTGCCTCAGGACATGATATTGTGGTTATTGGCACTTCGGCCGGCGGTATGGAAGCATTGTGTAAATTAGTTTCACAACTTCCTGCAGACCTGCCCGCGGCCATTTTTATTGTGCAGCACCTAAGTATGGACTCTTCCAGTAGTCTGTTGGTGAATCGTTTAAAAAAACATACCGCATTAAAAGTAAAGGTAGCCGAACATAACGAAGTTTTTCACCATGGCATGGTGTATATGGTACCTGCGGACCGCCACATATTGCTCACCAAAAAGCAAATTTTAGTAGTAAAAGGTCCCCGCGAAAACCAATTTAGGCCCGCGGTAGATCCTTTGTTTCGTTCGGCAGCCGCTTACCATGGTTCTAAAGTAATCGGCATTATTTTAACCGGTATGATGAACGATGGTACCGTAGGACTGGATGCCATAAAACGTAGCGGTGGTATAGCCATAGTACAAGACCCGGATGAGGCGGAGTACCCGGACATGCCCCGCAATGCCCTCCGTAGTGTATCGGCTGATTATGTAGTACCTATTTCGGAGATGGGTAAATTGGTACATAATATTAGTCGTATGCCCTCTAGTGATAGTATTACCGTACCGAATGATATTGTAAGCGAAGCCCAAATGGTTGAACGGGTTATGACCAATAGTACCATGAGTAGTATAGAAAGCATGGATGAATTAGGGCAGCGTTCCAGTTATAGTTGCCCCGAATGCGGCGGTGGCCTTTGGGAATTAAAACAAGGAAAGGTTAACCGCTACCGTTGCCACTCCGGCCACGCGTATAACGATGAAAGCCTATTGAACAGCATGAGCTCCATGCTCGAAGAAACCTTGTGGGTATCGATGCGGATATTAGAAGAACGCCGCAACATGCTCATGACCATGGCCGATCAAGACCGCAACAAAGGCCAGTCGCGCTGGGCAGCTATGCAACAGGAACGCGCCGAAGAAATGAAAGTACACGTAGACCGCCTAAAAGAAATTCTCCTGAATCGGAATTCAGTAGCCCGCCATTTAGATCTTAATAATGGAGATGATAACCGGGAAGCTAGTTGA